In Brassica napus cultivar Da-Ae chromosome A3, Da-Ae, whole genome shotgun sequence, the sequence TTATCGAATCGACGCTACATTTTTTGTTGCAATTAAACTGGACTACACAAAGTGTAACATGATGGTACAAAGTAAAACCATCTAACTGTGAgggtaaaaaaatatatacatcttCAGTGATCGCGTAAGGGCCGAGAAGGTACTGTTTCTGAGCAAGCTCTTATGATAAAGGTGGCATCTTTAGGACTGTAATAGTTATCTTTAGGACTCTTTACGTTTATTAGAACGTTATTGTTATAGCTAAGCTTGATTGATGTAGGTTGTTCTGTAGGTAGTAGTTATGCGTTAGTTACTCTTATGCTTTTATTGAATATGTACAGATTCTTATAGTAAACTTGATTACACTGATGTGAATGTTGTTCTACTTCCATGGTCTAAAACTCTGTGTGTGTGCCCAGGTCTCCTACTTATTCAGGAAGCCAGAGGTTTCAGATATAGTAATCTTCAAGGCTCCTCCAATTTTAGTGGTAGGTGACAGTTTCAAAGATTTTGCTTCAACCTTTGTGTGGTATCTTATATTCTTGATTAAGTATTTGATGTTATCTTTTGAATTGCAGGAACATGGTTACAGCTTGAATGATGTTTTCATAAAGAGGATAGTTGCAAGTGAAGGTGACTGGGTTGAAGTAAGCCCCTTTAATCCAATCCACTTGTTCATTGATCCTATTTTCATCTCATCCATTAAAGTCTTTGTTCGCCTCGGGTCGGTATTTTACTTTAGAGGCTTTCTTGGAAAGCAAGTTTTCTCAGAAAATAGACTTAACctttttctctgattttttctttttattaggttgtTGTTTTTAACCTATGGATATGGTAATGCAGGTTCGTGATGGGAAGCTCTTTGTGAATGAAAATGTGCAAGAAGAAGAGTTTGTCTTGGAGCCAATGTCATATGGAATGGAACCAATGGTGAGCAAATTGTACTTATTATTACCACATGTTCATCCTTGTTTAAAGTAATAGATTGTTGATAACGTTTTCTCCTCATCTGCAGTCTGTTCCCAAAGGTTATGTCTTTGTACTCGGAGACAATCGCAACAAGAGCTTTGATTCTCGTAACTGGTAAATCTCGAAGCGTATCATGAGCATTCTTGTGATCAGTTTTTAATTGTTGGGGATTGTGTATGCAGGGGTCCTCTCCCAATAGAGAACATTGTTGGAAGATCTGTTCCGGTATTGGCCACCGAGCAAAGTATCAGACACCATATACCATCATGACCAAGCTGTTGTGACAAAGGGACAGGTTACTGTttcatgataaagaatgaaactttTGTTTGTATATTTACAGTCTTGTAAACATGTCttgtttattataaaaaaaaactacagtattatattaaaatctaATTAGAGGACCCATTATTTTGAGACATTGTTATATGTTAAGGACAGAGCGGAAGAAAGTgttagaaccaaaaaaaaaaaaaaaatctctgggACATTGTTATATGTTAGAAGAAAATGTTCATAATTAGAATACAAAGATAACACAATGAGAAGAGAATGTTAGTTAAgaaaaagtttgaaaaataaacaaaagaagagcTCAGTGGTGGCATATCTCATCACATTAAGCAGATGACTGCGAAGGACCCAACCAACGCTATTGCCAATTTCTTCACAGCTCTTTATGCACCAgccgggaatcgaacccgggtctgtACCGTGGCAGGGTACTATTCTACCACTAGACCACTGGTGCTGATTGATTACTTGATTACAGAGATGTTATTTACCCTCAATCTTTATACATCCACAAGACGGAAACAGAAtgggaaggagagagagagagagtttgggGTTTCAGATCTTATTTACAGAATGATTGTTCATCAGGCAAGCAGAGTTGATCATGATATTGTTTTGATAGTGACCTAGCAAGAATAAATATGTGGCAGAATCACCGAGGTTTGTAAACCTGGTTTGGGTAGTTAACCATAAATGGAGCTCATATACAATGCCTAGATGATTATCTTGATATAATTTGTTTACCTGTTCAGGGTGTTCTGTAATCTTGTGTTGTTTCAAAGACAAACACCCCAATTCTGGGAAACTGTTATATCAATGCTTGAATATTGTAAGCCAGTTATTTTTCTTAGTAATAATCATGGAAGTTATAAAAGTTATAGTAATAAACAATCTCCAAGCGAACTTGTacacatacacatatatacaaTTCAACTAGTCAAAGGAGAAAAGATATATATAGcataataagaagaagaaacgatGAAGTATCAAATTGTTTATAGACAAAAAGCCAATATACATAATTCTCTaccaaatcaattaaaataacgAGATGAACTACTGATTAAAGAAGATGAGGTAGTGGAAACAGGAGCAAAGCTAGGCCATGATGGTCTTGCTAGGCATGACTTGAGCAGCAGCAAGCACACGAATGGTTTTGGTTGTAGAAACATTCCTTCTAACAAAGTTCGCCAGTTGCAGAGCTGATTCTGCCTTTATATTATCACTCACAGGAGAAGGCTGTGTGATCATCTTCCCTCGTCTCCACGTACGAAGATATGCTTCAACAATCTTGTCGCGTCTTTTGTCCTCGGCGCAAAGCAAGTCATGATAAAGAGTTTTGCTTCGAAAGGAAGGTAACTCGGAATCAGCGGCTCTTGGCCATTCATGAGATCATCCACTTCATAGTGCTTATGCCACCATGGTCCCTCCCCAGTGTACATCTCCAGTACACAGCACCCCAACGACCACAAGTCGAGGTCTTTCCCTGTCTCCCCGTACGAAACCGAGTCAGGAGACATGTAGATCGATGTTCCCGCGAACGGATGATTAGGTTCCCACCAGCTACTGTCTCCTTCCCTTCTCGACAAGCCGAAATCAGAAATCTTCAACTCGAAAGAAGATCTCCACGCGCCGTTGTTGTTGACGTAGCTAGGGAAAACGAGGATGTTCTCTGGTTTGAGGTCGCAGTGAACGTAACCGTGTGCGTGAATCGTGGCTAACCCTTGGAGAAGCATACGAGTAAAGTCTCTGATCATAGGATCAGGCAGCTTATTGTCTTTGAATGTTTTGATGAAACTCATCAGGCTTCCACCAGGAGCGTACTCCAAGGGAATCTTGTACTCCACGCTACCATTAAATCGGTTGAGACTTGCTTCCACTCTTGTCTCGTAGCACTGGACGATTCTCGGACACCCTTTAAATTCAGACAGTATTTGAACCTCTCTGAATAGAGACTCGGCATGTTGACTGTCGGAGGTTTTGACGGCTACAGAAATCATAGCGCCGTCGTAGCGTACGCCTTGATAGAGACTGACCGAACCAAACGAACCTTGACCGAGGAGCTTAACAAAGAACAAATCTGGTCCTGCCATTGCAAACAGTTGAAGATGGATTCTCAAAGCTTAGAAGAACGAAACCCTAAGTGAAGTGAAATATGAGAGACTTCGCAAATAACGTTTGATCAGAGAGCGTCgcaacaaataaaatatatacggATACGGATAACGCGTCGACAACTCCCAATTTCCTTTTTCTGCAACTCtcagtttcctttttttttatattttcacaaCAAAAGATAATGTAGTCACCAACCCAAAAAGGAAAATAGCAAAATCTGTCTTTGTTCCCACAATCCAATACAGTATATTCTTAAACGTTGGAtcgattattttatttttacgtaaTTGCTTGTATTAGGACTATAATCGTTAAAATTTcgattttaactaaaataaaatgtctTGAATTCCTTTTAAATATACACAGCATGTGTTATCAACTTATcactaagcaaaaaaaaaaactataccaaTGGATATTCCATTTATAACAAGAATAATTAAATAGAGAAGTGTGAATCTAATAGAACTGCTTCGGCTTTATTCATTCACGTATAACAGTATATATACAACTTCTCATAACCGATTTTGGTTAGAGATAACTCTTATCTCTAAATACATCATTATCTCAATATTATACATGATTATCCATAACCTCCAATACTCTCCCTCAAGTTGGGAATATGAAAGTTTCTAACACCCAACTTGATACCATGTTAAattcgggtttattatgggcttccaattcaaaatcaattggcaattagtggattggccctatccctttatatattacttaatgtcccatTGATTTTCTAATGTGGGATGCATATCCCTTAATACAcctcctcgagatgatggctcttatcggccagaaatttcgaaaactttttaagacagttatactcggtcgagcgagtCAATTACAACCTATATACCCGGTCGGGTAGggttaatattaattaggggTTTAACTTATTAGGatctgggctctgataccatgttaatctAATAGAACTGCTTCGGCTTTATTCATTCACGTATAAGAGTATATATACAACTTCTCATAACCGACTTTGGTTAGAGATAACTCCTATCTCTAAATACATCATTATCTCAATATTATACATGATTATCCACAACCTCCAATAAGAAGTGCTTTCAGTACAGTTATTTATAACCTCAATTCAAAATGGATTcaatttatataattcatgaacagagattaaaaaaaattgtaagagCTCAGTCACCAGGCAATGACATCTGAGAGAGTCAGAAAGAAAACACGATGGACCCAACCATCGCTAAGCCAATATCATCACAGCTCCTCTACGACAAATCTGCCACCAgccgggaatcgaacccgggtctgtACCGTGGCAGGGTACTATTCTACCACTAGACCACTGGTGCTTTGATGTGCAAAGAAGaccatataataaataattgaaGATCAAAGGTCTAACGTTTAGCTTAACCGCTGGCTAATACAAAAGACAAGGAAAGGGAAAGACGGCATAAGATACAACTTAGGGGAACACAAAAGTTCTGATAAAACAGCCAGCATATAANNNNNNNNNNNNNNNNNNNNNNNNNNNNNNNNNNNNNNNNNNNNNNNNNNNNNNNNNNNNNNNNNNNNNNNNNNNNNNNNNNNNNNNNNNNNNNNNNNNNTCCTCCTGAATTATACATTACCATAAGAATATATGTTGTATTTGTTTTTCTGTCAACCAAACTATTAcgatgaaatatatattttagaaataattaaatttcagTTGCTATCATTATTACAAGACAGAGAGTGAACTGTGTACTCAAGTACGCATTTTAGCAAAATGTACACTATTGAGCTCAAATGCGCGTGTGCTTGCTTAAATGCGCCACTTTAGCTAAGAAAATTTTTCGAAGATTAGGGCTGGTGGGGCTGGAGACAAGAACCGTGATTAGCGCTCCAAAAAAAACGCTACGCACATTACCAAAAAAAGGTGGAGAGATTGAGAAGTTCCAAGAGGCTTATCATACGTTAACGTGCGCCGTGGGGTGGTGTGAGTGAACTGATAATATTACCAATTTAATACTCGCGCGATCGAAACACAGACAAACGCAAGGCAGGGCACCAGGACCCATATGTGGTGAACGGACCAAAGTCGATTACTGTACTTGTCCTCGTGTGCTGAAGCGAATCGAACGGCTGAGATTCTTTTCAGGAGTACATGGCATCTCTGCTGCTCAGTCCATCTCAACATGCCGTCACAATCGCTGACTGTTCATGCGTATTTTAGTCACACGCCCCCCCctctcttcttttgtttgtGAAGTCCTTTTAGAGATCCCCACATTATAAGCTTATTTAAAATGTCTTTAATGATGATGAATCAACGTCAGTCTTATCCTTCAAAGATACTTGAATCAAGAGAGGATTTTGCTAAGCTTTGTGGACTTATGTGGTTGGTTTTATCTTAGATATAATAAACACAGTATTTGACCACTTAAGCTAATTTTTGACCtatcattaaaaataatatttttaatgttggAGGACTGCAAGAAAGTAAAGGGTAAAAAAAGCTTACGAACCTGTGCATAGAAGTGCCCTAATTTCCCAGAATTAGAGTTCCTAATATCTGCATTTTAGAACAAACATAACATATATAGATTGTAAGGTACTGATTCAATGCTACGTACGAACCAAATATTAGAAgatatttatgtttgatttatatgatattcaagacaaataaatatatcttatgtTAACCGCGAAAAAGAAAGAGGGCTTACATggagaagaaagtgaagaaggGGGGTATGGAAGTGGCCAACACATAGAGGACAACGCAGCAGAGTAGGAATATATAAAAGAGACTGAATTTCTCTCGATTTTTCTGATgatgattgatgatgatgatgatgtgatgaTTGTCTGGGATCCCATGATTAAACACCCAACTGTGTGAAGAAGCAGAGATCAGTTACGACTCATCCATCTCATGAAAAAAACTTGGTGGGTTTACAAAATCAGAAATAAAAATGGAAACCAATATAAGATCAATCAAACGGATTATAGTGTGTTTTGGTTTCCTATGATTTGGGTTCTCTCAAAAGAAGGAGAGGGAGTAGTGTGTTTGAGAAAGGGAAGTTAAAAACAAAACGACTCTATTATGAGCGAACAAGGAGGGGTTTACTAAAAAATGTGCAATTAAAATTTGGGGGGGGGTGTAGAGATAAAAGGAGAGGAAAGAGTGTAAAGAGAAGTAATTAAGGAAGGTACCTAAGCATTGCTAACTAAGTTTGGGAGTTAGATTCTCATGAACCTATTCTCTCTGCCATtgtacccttcttcttttttttgggtcaaatgcCATTTCTTTTCTCCAGAATTTGCTTAGCAATTTTCCAAgctatttgttttatatatgtgtgtatatatatatatatttttttctaagttCTTTTTAATATGGCATTTGTTTTAGACGTTGTGCTGTGTGTCACATCACAtgttatataataatagatGATTTCACGTGTTAGTAGTAATACTATATAATCTTCAGTTCATTGTTACGCGGGGTCAATAGATGATTAGAGGAACTCTCTGTTGTGATTTTAGATAGTTGGTTATAAAGTTTTGGTAAAATGATTGTTTATTAGTAACGTTGATTATAAGTTcataactaggataagacccacgccttgcgcgggattaagttattctttttattatattttggagaatgaaacaatagtttggcttcatttggattagggtgttcaatccgaatatcgggttggttttcggttcggttcggtttttttcggtatttcggttagtaaaatataattactattctaaaaccatatttactttgactttagtctttcacatacttttgaaagatttcaatggacgactaaattgatcagccaatcttgttgctttagatcattagtatttatatatatatatatatatattatttagtttgaatatttataaataaaaattcatatgcgttatattttatgatcatttgtaacttattataacaaaaaaaaatctattgatcaaaaatttcagagtgggaatattcaaatttctataataataataaacgttttgaaaattcaaatataacatataagaaaaaatataaatttttattatatatttaatgtgatttttttaatatctttcataaataataaaaaaaactaaaaaaaactaagataccaaaattgttatcaaatatttattattcataataattaatttcatatatacgttaatcatattaggtaatttcgtagtttCTAATTAATGAAAgtgcaaaaaacaaaaaacaaatttgatagattatttatcaattcgatagttagtttaataaaaaatataatgtaagttaagatagttcaacctatttttctaagaatagtatattttatatagtatttattaaatgagaatttataatcatacagttctatgatcattcatatcattttataactgaaatttaaatcatcgataacaaaattttcaatgtgaaatctttaataagtttataatttataaatgtttttgaaaaattcattgaaagtttaatattaaaatatttatgtaatcttatggtacatagtataatctatatatatatatatgtgttttatttttaaatgatatttttactcatatggttttaaaatcatgtgtatcttcttatatattaaataaaagttcatattaatacaattttatgatcatttgtaacttattatgacaaaaaaataatctattgatcacaaaattttcagagtggggatctcaaaatttctaataatttatagacgttttgaaaaattcaaaatataacatataagaaaaaatataaatgtttttattatatatttatgtgattttaaatatattttaataatataaaattaaaaaaagaactaagatacaaaaattgttatcaaatatttattattcataataattaattttcacatatacgttatcATATTAGGTAAGTAtattcgtagcttttatttaagaaagtgcaaaacatttttggtacgttattatcaattcgatagttagttttataaaaagtgtaatataagttaagatggaccaacctatttttctaagaatagtatattttgtatagttatttattaaataagaatttataatcatacggttctatgatcattcatatcgttttataacaaaatatttaaatcatcgataacaaaattttcaatctgaaatctttaataatttataatttataaatgttcttgaaaattcattgaaagttttattaagttttaataaaatattatgtaatcttatggtatatagtgtgtttaatctatatatatttatttattattaaatgatattttttactcatatggttttaaaatcatgtgtattttcttataataaaaatgttaaaccattgatcattaattttcaacataataattttaatagtttagtcatattgtcgtttttaaaaattcaaaatataacatatacggaaaaaatctaaatttatttttatagctaatttgattgtttaatttattttaataatataaaattaaacaaaaaatgatggaggagatataaattgttatcaaatctttattattaaaagcattaattgtcatatatatattagtaatttATGGTAATCCGTAGGTTTtattaaggaaagaaaaaacatatcatatcattatatcatatagtttgaccaacttatgtatctaacaacatataaaaatcgaatgtggacctacttatttttcaattgaatgtaattgactacctaattgagtgccacctatgcattggggcctcttttaattaatacaaaattgaggttacatcttttcaaatgttcctcaattaatatataggggattaagGCATATAGATGAGACATGACTGATTTGAAGAGTAGGAAAACGGCAAGGAGGTGTGGACAAACATCCAACAAATCTGTAAGAAAGATTCCATGTATTAACACATTTATATCAaaagtttttatcaataattatttattcatatcaATTTACGCAAAGGTTAcattattctattaaaatattaaaacatgaaTATGATCTATTGATATTGGTGtgattaactattttaatacaattattaaaaaaaattattaatcatttaaaagaaatattatacaaaaagacaaatataaaaattataatcatttaaaagaaatattatacaaaaaatacaatataaaaattaaatttctaaaaaaatgtaaaacaaaaaatatccgTACTTTTAACATAGAGTcggaatctaatatatatatatatatactaaggaTTCTTAACAGTAGGTGCAGTAAACAATATCAGTTAAAAGGTATATTTGCAGTTGGAACGGCATATTGTAGTATAGAACTTTAGCATTGAAGATTATACATGTACTCAAATATAGTTTTTATCACTTTATGATAATGTTGTTGCCATCACTATCAAATTTAAAACCAAATTTGAAATTCGTCCAATGCATGTGAAAAAGATGTCTTATAATGAAACTAGGGATACCGGCTATATTCCTTAGTTACATAAACGATTCTgttgacaaaaataattaattataattgatGAATCCTGATGAATTGTGACATGAACATTGAACATGAGTGAAACAATATATTATGAGTGACTTTTTCATGGAAGATACATTTGACAGTACTTGCAATCTAGTAGTATTTTACAACAACCATATAATCATTGTAATAACAAAATCCTCCAACTAATATGGAGAGACTTGGAATGGTATGATCTCTACGATGTATTTCCTGCTAATGAGGATAAATGTTTGTAAATGCAATAAGTATGATACGATCTCACGGACACTCCTAGTTTCCTACCATGTATTGACAACGTAAATTTGTATTCTTTGTACGTACTGTAGTTCAATACTATCTttgtgtgtttaaaaaaaaaagatactgtCTTTTTTGTAGGTCAATCAATCATAGTATTGTTAATTCAATTTAGCGTTTGTTAATATCAATGTTAGGCGTTTAGAATACTAATGAATACAAGTGAAATGGCGGTTAGAAGAAATTTAGTCTATAAAAGCACAATAACAAAGAAGTGTTAAATGCTGATTTTCtttctacatttttatattattacgggtatcaaatttaaatataaaatatttctgttagtccaacaattttttttaattggaaaCATAAATCCCCACAAATACAAACACctcaaaaatatttgtataatcaGTCATATTGGTAAAACATGACCTCGggaacaaaattttcagaaTCTCATTTTTGTTCGAATACCACTGCATTGCATCACAAAATTTGGGTTGATATGATGTACCACTTTAAACTacatttgtgttaaaaaaagatTGGACGAAAATGA encodes:
- the LOC125603589 gene encoding mitogen-activated protein kinase kinase kinase 20-like, which encodes MAGPDLFFVKLLGQGSFGSVSLYQGVRYDGAMISVAVKTSDSQHAESLFREVQILSEFKGCPRIVQCYETRVEASLNRFNGSVEYKIPLEYAPGGSLMSFIKTFKDNKLPDPMIRDFTRMLLQGLATIHAHGYVHCDLKPENILVFPSYVNNNGAWRSSFELKISDFGLSRREGDSSWWEPNHPFAGTSIYMSPDSVSYGETGKDLDLWSLGCCVLEMYTGEGPWWHKHYEVDDLMNGQEPLIPSYLPFEAKLFIMTCFAPRTKDATRLLKHIFVRGDEGR